TGCTAGACATGAGCCCCCACCGCCCATCAAAAGCTGTTTAAAAGAAATTTGAGATGGGTAAttcctgaaaaataaaataaaaaaaaagaaacaaaacaattccTTCCAACCTTTTTGTAGTTTGTTGTCTTTAATAAAACACCTTGATGATTTGATTATATATCATTAATGCAATccttaaataaattatataaatccTATGGATGCTGGGCCACAATCTCGACAGTTTTTGATGTGAGAATTCATGTCCAAAGTTGATTTCGACACACAGTTCATCAATCAATACATTGATTTAGCCTTGCATCACTTCTCAGTAATTGGCAGGACTTTATAGACAAAAAGctttcaaacagaaacatccaATTTCAGCAATTCAACATTGACCACAAAGATTATATTTTGCTGTGTCAGTACTGAACCAGTGgccatttatttatatacaaacTTTCAAGGAAGCCAGGCTATGGTGACCGTAATTCCTATCTCATTTAAACACACCTATATTATTTCTGTCGTGTTACTTATGCAGAAAAAAGGCCACAATGTCTCTGGAACacctattattatttattactattatttattattatatattatattattattatttaaaattctgtttttataaaaaaatgtaatcagttttATGACTATTATAATGCAAATATTTCACTAATTTGTGCAcagaaaaaattataatatcaAAATTATTAACGTTATGTGACATTTAAACCCTTGTTTAGCTGTATCTTTTACATTAATCTTACAGTGTTAGTGGTTTAATAATTAAACCACAACGCATACATTTCATCACATTATCTCCATTATCtgcaatacacaaacacacacacgcacacacacacacacacacacacacacacacacacacacacacacacacacacacacacacacacacacacacacacacacacacacacacacacactcacacacacccggATGTTATGCTGTATTCACTGAATGTCGGCAATTAGTATTAAGTAAAGCACCCCTTATTTCTGCTTGGCTAACCTTGtaaacaccacaccacacacaaaaacagcctaAACTGCGTATTTGTAGCAGTTCCTTACCAAGTCAAATCAGACACAAACAAGTAGTGTATATCTCTGATAAAGGTAGCCAGATCCGGCGTGTTAATATAAatactggattttattttgatgtaacaTGACATGTATGTTTAATTTCATCGGTGTCCACGATGAAACTCCCTTTATCCCCAAATCAGAATTAGAAACCGGACGCTGGCGTTCATTAAAGTTTTTCCCCGGTCCTCTGCTCATAGTTCCGGTTTAAACGATATGACTTGAACGCAGCAATACGACTCTGTGTGGGTGCGCTTGTTTTAAATTCCAATATCGAGCTGCCACCGGTTTTTCTCCACTATCCAGACTACTCCGCTCATTTGCTTTACGCCAGATCACACAACGAGCGCACCCTCTCGCGTCCATTGCTTTCATAATATTGTAGAGGACATGTGAAAGGTCCGTGCTCCTCTATCCTTACTTACCTCCAGAGTTTCCCCACGGCGCCGTAAACAGTTGAACAACACACGGCTCTGTCTGTCCGTTAGTCATTATGTTTCACAGGAGTAAAAACCTAAAATATGTATTGAACCTGGTCCCAGGTAAACGTCGTCTTGGGACGTACAGGTTCCTGCCTATCTTCTTTTGCATCGGAGGCGTCATGGAGTGGATCATGATCAACGTGAGGATAGGAAAAGAGACTTTCTGTGAgtgtaaaatgacaaattgaGTGTCTATTCGACAGCCTTAGTTTTAACTTGGTATCCAGCTAGCTTGATGGCTATTAGCCGGTTAGCCTCCGAATCTACCTGTTCATCGTCAAAACTTGTTACGTTGCTCGTCTGATTTGCATTTAACACTTTCTGACCCTCCTTGTTGTATTAAATCATGCCGGTCTGGCA
The genomic region above belongs to Seriola aureovittata isolate HTS-2021-v1 ecotype China chromosome 9, ASM2101889v1, whole genome shotgun sequence and contains:
- the LOC130175559 gene encoding small integral membrane protein 4, translating into MFHRSKNLKYVLNLVPGKRRLGTYRFLPIFFCIGGVMEWIMINVRIGKETFYDVYRRKRSEREYQQKIADGLIALNEPAAK